The following DNA comes from Paenibacillus crassostreae.
ATACCGCCAGCAGTCACGTATACACCATCGCCAACGCCATCAACGCCACCATCAACACCAACGCCGACCCCAGTGCCTGATGTGACGCTGACAATCGATGACGTGAACGGAGTAATAACGCAAACGACGGCTTCTTATCGTGTTACAGGATCTGTTACTGGAACCGTGTATTACTCCGTGTTACCTACCGATTCCCTAGCTCCGAGCTTGGACGGAATTAAATTAGGAACGAATGCTATTGTGTATGGTTCGGTCGAATTGCAAGGAACGAATGGGAACTTATACTTGAGTGAATTAGCTGCGAATACCTCCTATGTGTTGTATGCTTATGAACTTGCTAATGATAAGACATCTAAGATCTCCTCTGTACGTTTCCAAACGTTACCTGGAGAGCAGGAAATTCCTACAGTTACCTTTAACATCTCGGGTACAAGTAGAATCATGGGAATCAATAGTGTAGTCGAGGGGTTCACTTTCAATCGAACGGATTTAAATATCGACACTTATTATTAAATTCGCTGATATATTTAATTCCAGGGCAATACTAGTGTACAAAATCGTTTATCGAGGGCACCTAATCAGGTGTCCTTTTTTCGCATTAAGAGCGATTCGGTGAACCGTATCTTAAATAGTGGTGATGGAGTGCTACTGTTTACGTTGATGATTTGGTAGCTGGATTTCGAACACTGTCTTTTCATGAGGGACACTCGTCAAGGTAATTGATCCGCCATGGCCGATAATGATTTCTTTAACAATGGATAATCCGATACCAAGTCCTTCGCCTTTTCTGCTGCTATCAACACGGTAGAACCGCTCAAAAACATGTTCTTGATTCTGTAAAGGAATGCCACGACCTTTATCGATAACCGTCATGCATATCGCATCATCTTTTTCCAAAAGCCCGATCTCAAGATAATGGCCTTCTGATCCGTAACGGATCGCATTGTCGAGCAGGTTGCGCAATGCACGTTCGATTAGGGATGAATCAATCCAAGCTTCGATATCTTTGTCAGGGATATTTACTTCAACAGTGAAATTTTGCCCCTCTAAGAACATCAGGTAGTCTGCAGCAATTTTCCTCACTATTTCAGATAGATTATCCATGGTAACATACATCTCTAAATTGTCTTCATCCTGCCGAGTAATATCTAACAATTGATCCAATAACTTATCCATATACCGAGAGCGCTGCAGCAAAACCTTGGCACTGGCTTGTAACTCCTTCTCATCCTTATACAGTCCTGCGCGAATCGTTTCTGCGTAGCCTAAAATCATCGTTAGTGGGGTTCGTAGATCATGGGAAAGATTAGACATTAGCAGCTTGCGTCTGTTATCAAATTGCTTGATTTGTTCGGCTTGATTTTGGATACGGTGAGCCATAGCGTTATAATGCGCAGTAAGTTGGCCAATTTCATCTTTTTTCGTGTCTTCTAGTACAGTGATTTCACTTTGGAGGTTAAGTTGTCCCATAGCATGATTGAGCTTATTGATGCGTCTGTTCATAGAAGAGAAAAACCTTAGAGATAATAGATAGGGAATTATGAAAGCAACAATTAACGGTAACATAAAAATAGACAAGGCTTTAAAGGTACGCATGAAAAAATAAAATTGGCCTTCTTTCATGGCGTCACTGGACAATCCCATGAGTAGATAATAGGGTTGATCCTCTTGGCTAATAGAAAAAGTAAGCGTAATCGGATCATCGATGCCCCATAGGGTCTCGGGCATATGAAGCATACGATCTGCAAGCTGTTGAAAATTATAATTTTTCTTTTCCCCGAAGGTATCATAAATGGTCGATCCATCTGCTGCAATCCACTCAAAACGAATATCAGGATGGTTTCTATGAGCATTATCTAGTATTGGCGTTATGTCTGCGGTATGAAAAGCTCGATGTTCTTCAATCGTATCGAGGATTTCTTGCGAGATGGTGTTCAGGCTTTTTAGATCATATCCCTGATTTCCTATATTCCCAATAACAATGCTAAGTGGAATAAACAAAAGAATACTGATGGTTGCACTAATGAGCATAAGCATCCAAAGCTTTGTTTGATTCTTCATTGTCCATCACCTGAGAACTTATACCCGATTCCACGTATGCTATGAAGGTAATGAGGGGAACCCTCCGTTGGTTCAAGAATGTTACGTAGTTTGCTTATAAAAACACTCAAATTGTTGCCATCAAAGTTTTCATGATTCCACACTTGCTTGTAAATTTCTCTTTTGGTTAAAACACGGTCTGGATTCTGCATGAACAATGCTAAAAGTTTGCATTCTACTGGGGTTACAGGAAATGACTTTCCATCATTTCGCAAAACATAATTGTCGATATCCAGCACTAATTTATTTAAACGCAGAACCTTAGCAGGATAAGAAGATTGAGGGCGATGTCTTCTTAACTGTGCTTGCACGCGAGCAACTAATTCCATCGGGCTAAAGGGTTTAGTGACATAATCATCTGCACCTAATCCGAGTGTTAAGATTTTGTCTTGCACTTCTCGCCTTGCACTAAGGGCAATAACTAATGGCCCAGCATTTATCTCACGTAAATAGTGCAGCACCTCAAACCCGTTGCCATCCTCCATCATGAGGTCCAGTATCACTAATTCTATGGCATGATTCTGTAAGTATTGAATAGCTTGTCGTCCTGACCCAACTTCGATAACTGATAAGTCTGATTGTTCTAAATGCATTCGGATTAACTGCCGAATTTCAGGCTCATCATCTACAATTAAGATCTGATTAATGGTGAATCAGTCCTCCTACTTTAATGACTTGAAACCAATGTTGTTTAAGATCAAATCAAATCATAACAATAATAAATAGAAAAATATATATTTTATACATGCAATCATTCGAATAGACATTGGAAGTGTGCCACTTTCTTACAATCGGAGCTTACCGATATTATTTCGAAGCTGATCTAAAAATTTATTTGCAGCATTAGAAAATACTTGATGTTTTTTCCAGATAATATTTAAATTAGCCTCTAATTTGGGGTTTAAAGGTTTAAAGCAAAGCTTGCTATCTCCCGAGGTATTAATAAGTTTATCCAAGCATAATGCATATCCAATATTTCCTTCGACCATTCGTGCTGCATTGTAAAGAAGATTATAGGTTGCGACAATATTGAAATCCTCAATATTCTTTCCAAACCATCCTGTGAATTCGTTACTGACGGCAGTTTGACGTGAAATCAACAGTGGTTTATCTATTAAATCTATTGGTTGAATGAACTGCTTGTACGCTAAAGGACTATCTTTGCGCATTAAAACTCCCCAAACATCAGTAGCCGGTAATTTTATGTAATCGTATTTTTGTTTATCTGTTGGTTCTATGACAATGCCAAAATCTAATAATCCACTGTCTAACCTGCTAGTAATATCGTCAGCATTACCACTATATAAATGAAATCGAATACTTGGATAATGTTCAAGTAATTCTTTTGATGCTCTGGCAATAAAATTCATAGCTTCTGTTTCACCACCACCAATGTAAATTTCACCGCTAATCATTTCTTTTGATTCTTTAAAATTAGCTTCGGTTTTATCTACTAACTCAACGATTTCTTTCGCTTTTTTAAATAAGTATCGCCCTTTATCTGTTAAAGTGATTTTTCGATTTCCTCTTTCAAATAAAGCTGCTCCTAAATTTATTTCAAGGTCTTTTAATTGTCTTGATAATGTAGGTTGAGACAAATGTAGCTGTTTTGCGGCAGCCGAAATATTCTCTTCATTCGCTACAGCAATGAAATAGCGTAACACTCGAATTTCCATAACAGTCTCCTTATTATACGCATGCCCAAAAGGCATGAGAGTGTATTTGATATAAGTATTAGATATTTGAATCGTATCAATTTATGATGTGATTGAAAAGGTTAAACTATTAAGAAAATGCTTTCGATACGAGCTTTTTGTTTACTCGGAAGCAAATCATTGGGCTAACAAAAAACCTTTTAGGAGGATTTATAAATGACTATTAAAGGAGAATTTATAAAACAATTAGTGATAAGAAAGTTTCTGAAGAACTTCACAAAGCCCAAATAGAGTGGGGACTATCTCCAGAGGATATTGCGTCAGCTGTAGTTTTTGCGATTGATACTCCTGATCGTATGACAATTAGCGATATGATCATTCGTCCAACTACTCAGGAAATTTAAAATTTATGAATCGAATTAGGGTGATTAATAAAAATGGACATGAAAGATTTTATAGATTTTTGTAAGAAAGGCAATCCAATTTCGGGTGAGGATAAAGAATTACATGGACTATTAACTCAATGTAGTTATCAAGCTCAAAAGACCACAATGGAATTGAATACATCCTATCATTCAAGAGAAGAAATAGTGGAGATTTTTAGTGAACTAACAGGAAACAAGGTTGATTCTTCTTTTATGTGTTTTCCGCCTTTTTATACAGACTTTGGGAAGAATATAATGATAGGAAAGAATGTGTTTCTCAACACAGGTTGTTCCTTCCAAGATAGAGGTGGAATTAGTGTAGGAGACGGTACAATGATTGGTATGAATGTCACGATTGCTACACTTAATCATGGGTTACCTTTGGAAACGAGAAATGTAACCTACCCTTCTCCAGTTATCATTGGCGAAAATGTATGGATTGGGTCAAACGCAACAATACTGCCTGGCGTGACGATTGGGGACAACTCTGTTGTTGCGGCAGGAGCAGTTGTCACTAAAGATGTTCCAGAGAATACTGTCGTTGCAGGAGTACCAGCAAAAGAGCTGAAAAAAATTAATAATAATTTTGAGTGATTTTGGTTTTATTAAGGCAGATTGGAGAGGTAATCATGGGAAATACGGATAAGTTTGAAATGATAGCTAATATATATGACACTTCTGAAAGAATTCAAATTGCAAAGGAATCATCAGATGTCATTCGAGAATATTTAGTTGACACTAATAGTAAGAATGCTATTGATTTTGGGTATGGAACTGGTCTTGTCGGAATAATGTAGATACATTATGCTTTGATTTTGAAAATGTAGGTCAATTGGATTTACATGCTGACTATATTTTTATGGCTCAGGTTCTACTCCATATTAATGATGTTGAGTTAGTTTTATCTAGATTATTTGATGTTCTAAATGAAGGAGGACATTTACTAATCGTAGATTTTAATAAAAATGAAAAAGTAGTTTCAGATATAGTTCATAATGGATTTAATCAAGTAAAGCTAACTGACATTATGACTAAAATAGGGTACAGGAATATTCAATCCAAAACTATCCCGTTACAGACTACGCGGTGAACCTTATCACAAGTAGGGCGAATTTTTTTTGCCTTACTCGCTCATGGGTCACGGAAACTTCCCCCGAGGGGGAGGATGAAGGTGAGTCTATTTGTGGTGAATATCCTCCAGAATCCTTGTTGTCC
Coding sequences within:
- a CDS encoding sensor histidine kinase; the encoded protein is MKNQTKLWMLMLISATISILLFIPLSIVIGNIGNQGYDLKSLNTISQEILDTIEEHRAFHTADITPILDNAHRNHPDIRFEWIAADGSTIYDTFGEKKNYNFQQLADRMLHMPETLWGIDDPITLTFSISQEDQPYYLLMGLSSDAMKEGQFYFFMRTFKALSIFMLPLIVAFIIPYLLSLRFFSSMNRRINKLNHAMGQLNLQSEITVLEDTKKDEIGQLTAHYNAMAHRIQNQAEQIKQFDNRRKLLMSNLSHDLRTPLTMILGYAETIRAGLYKDEKELQASAKVLLQRSRYMDKLLDQLLDITRQDEDNLEMYVTMDNLSEIVRKIAADYLMFLEGQNFTVEVNIPDKDIEAWIDSSLIERALRNLLDNAIRYGSEGHYLEIGLLEKDDAICMTVIDKGRGIPLQNQEHVFERFYRVDSSRKGEGLGIGLSIVKEIIIGHGGSITLTSVPHEKTVFEIQLPNHQRKQ
- a CDS encoding winged helix-turn-helix domain-containing protein; the protein is MQAQLRRHRPQSSYPAKVLRLNKLVLDIDNYVLRNDGKSFPVTPVECKLLALFMQNPDRVLTKREIYKQVWNHENFDGNNLSVFISKLRNILEPTEGSPHYLHSIRGIGYKFSGDGQ
- a CDS encoding LysR family transcriptional regulator, which translates into the protein MEIRVLRYFIAVANEENISAAAKQLHLSQPTLSRQLKDLEINLGAALFERGNRKITLTDKGRYLFKKAKEIVELVDKTEANFKESKEMISGEIYIGGGETEAMNFIARASKELLEHYPSIRFHLYSGNADDITSRLDSGLLDFGIVIEPTDKQKYDYIKLPATDVWGVLMRKDSPLAYKQFIQPIDLIDKPLLISRQTAVSNEFTGWFGKNIEDFNIVATYNLLYNAARMVEGNIGYALCLDKLINTSGDSKLCFKPLNPKLEANLNIIWKKHQVFSNAANKFLDQLRNNIGKLRL
- a CDS encoding sugar O-acetyltransferase, with amino-acid sequence MDMKDFIDFCKKGNPISGEDKELHGLLTQCSYQAQKTTMELNTSYHSREEIVEIFSELTGNKVDSSFMCFPPFYTDFGKNIMIGKNVFLNTGCSFQDRGGISVGDGTMIGMNVTIATLNHGLPLETRNVTYPSPVIIGENVWIGSNATILPGVTIGDNSVVAAGAVVTKDVPENTVVAGVPAKELKKINNNFE